In the genome of Mycoplasma seminis, one region contains:
- the ftsH gene encoding ATP-dependent zinc metalloprotease FtsH, whose translation MDSKKKKTWTSIITTIVVLVALGIMIYLIVNKFTAPVYWNTSAFIDKLKNANDASSGIVANSFKQIDFNPYQNSITGIYIDANNNVINFVSGGSARFISDLLGNTKFEQVLSKAGEYNIVKASQPGFFASYILPFLPTLIFIILLFVLFRYQMKMMNGQGSGMFGDKSPAQIIKSDKKFSDVAGNKEPIEEISEIVDYLKNPKKYEDSGARMPRGILLGGPPGTGKTLLAKATAGEADVPFFFVSASNFVELFVGMGAKRVRQVIAEARKNAPAIIFIDELDAIGRTRGSGIGGGHDEREQTLNQLLVEMDGIKENSGLLFIAATNRTDVLDPALTRPGRFDRVITVGLPDVKEREEILKLHAKGKRFAAGISFDNVARRTPGFSGAQLENVINESVLLSIRENTGVITRDQIDEAIDRVMAGPAKKSRTITQEELTMVAYHEAGHAVVGIKVPGGNKVQKITIIPRGQAGGYNLMMPENEKYNYTKEELLASIASFMGGRAAEEIIYGPDKISTGASDDIAKATTIARRMVTEFGMSDLGPIKYQDEEGSPFLGKTLATSSSISNQISHEIDLEVRKIMLEAKRLATEVIKENTKLLELIKTLLLEKETIVAEEIDYISTHLELPPKKIEEKEINSQPLNLDELIKMTSQDSKEETSDNGVELRKQEISQARDKANIDKRLEEIEQARAESKK comes from the coding sequence GACTTCTATAATAACTACAATAGTTGTTTTAGTAGCTCTAGGTATTATGATTTATCTAATTGTTAATAAATTTACTGCTCCAGTTTACTGAAATACATCAGCATTTATTGATAAATTAAAAAATGCTAATGATGCAAGTAGTGGTATAGTAGCAAATTCATTTAAACAAATAGACTTTAATCCTTATCAAAATTCTATAACCGGAATATATATAGATGCTAATAATAATGTAATTAATTTCGTGTCTGGTGGAAGTGCTAGATTCATCTCAGATTTACTTGGAAACACAAAATTTGAACAAGTTTTAAGTAAAGCTGGTGAATATAATATTGTTAAAGCTTCACAACCTGGATTCTTTGCTTCATACATCCTACCATTCTTACCAACACTTATCTTTATTATCTTATTATTTGTGTTGTTCAGATATCAAATGAAAATGATGAATGGACAAGGTTCTGGAATGTTTGGAGATAAAAGTCCTGCACAAATTATTAAATCAGATAAAAAATTCTCTGATGTTGCAGGTAATAAAGAACCAATTGAAGAAATCAGTGAAATAGTAGATTACTTAAAAAATCCTAAAAAATATGAAGATTCAGGAGCTAGAATGCCTCGTGGTATTTTACTTGGGGGTCCTCCTGGAACAGGAAAAACACTTTTAGCTAAAGCCACAGCTGGAGAAGCGGATGTACCATTTTTCTTTGTTTCAGCTTCAAACTTCGTTGAATTATTCGTTGGTATGGGAGCTAAAAGAGTTAGACAAGTAATTGCTGAAGCTAGAAAAAATGCTCCTGCAATTATCTTTATCGACGAACTTGATGCTATCGGTAGAACACGTGGAAGTGGTATTGGTGGTGGTCACGATGAACGTGAACAAACACTTAACCAACTTCTTGTTGAAATGGATGGTATTAAAGAAAATTCAGGATTGTTATTTATAGCTGCAACAAACCGTACAGATGTACTTGATCCTGCTTTAACAAGACCAGGTCGTTTTGATAGAGTTATAACTGTTGGATTACCTGATGTTAAAGAACGTGAAGAAATTTTAAAACTACATGCTAAGGGTAAACGTTTTGCTGCTGGTATTTCATTTGATAATGTAGCAAGAAGAACACCTGGGTTCTCAGGAGCTCAACTTGAAAACGTTATTAATGAATCTGTTTTACTTTCTATTAGAGAAAATACAGGTGTGATAACAAGAGATCAAATTGATGAAGCTATTGATAGAGTTATGGCTGGACCAGCTAAGAAATCAAGAACAATTACTCAAGAAGAATTGACAATGGTTGCTTACCACGAAGCTGGACATGCTGTAGTTGGTATTAAAGTTCCTGGCGGAAATAAAGTTCAAAAAATTACTATTATTCCTCGTGGACAAGCAGGTGGATATAACTTAATGATGCCTGAAAATGAAAAATACAACTATACCAAAGAAGAATTACTTGCTTCTATCGCAAGTTTTATGGGTGGTAGAGCTGCTGAAGAAATTATCTATGGACCAGATAAAATTTCTACTGGTGCTTCAGATGATATTGCAAAAGCTACAACTATTGCAAGAAGAATGGTTACAGAGTTTGGTATGTCTGATTTAGGACCTATTAAATATCAAGATGAAGAAGGTTCACCATTCTTAGGTAAAACATTAGCTACATCATCTTCTATTTCAAACCAAATAAGCCACGAAATAGACTTAGAAGTAAGAAAAATAATGTTAGAAGCTAAGAGATTAGCTACAGAAGTAATTAAGGAAAATACAAAATTATTAGAATTAATTAAAACATTATTATTAGAAAAAGAAACTATTGTTGCTGAAGAAATTGATTATATATCAACTCATTTAGAACTTCCTCCTAAGAAAATTGAAGAAAAAGAAATTAATTCACAACCTTTAAATTTAGATGAATTAATTAAAATGACTTCACAAGATTCTAAGGAAGAAACTTCAGATAATGGAGTCGAATTAAGAAAACAAGAAATTTCACAAGCTAGAGATAAAGCAAACATTGACAAGAGACTTGAAGAAATAGAACAAGCTCGTGCCGAAAGTAAAAAATAA
- a CDS encoding alpha/beta fold hydrolase — MEEIILKAKDGYELSLHLFEVPIPKGYVQIIHGMEEHQDRYNYFAKRLNEAGYTVLTSDMRGHGKNAPTLGFFAKRNGDKVLLEDYKLINKYYRERFNQEKVIIFGHSMGSIILRNLMQTESKYFEKIILCGYPQYFFGTPIGIGFAHMWQVFRGPETYSPFINSLAIGAFNRKIKNPRTRVDWISNSQTNVDEYLADDLCGFGFKIAAFKDLFHLSNNLRKVKKYQEVNNVPVLMIRGAGDPCTGYNKGAKQSRTYLEKAGFKKIKYIDYPNCRHELLNEEIKDIVIDDIISFLDK; from the coding sequence ATGGAAGAAATTATTTTAAAAGCAAAAGATGGATATGAATTATCATTACACCTTTTTGAAGTACCAATTCCTAAAGGATATGTACAAATTATCCATGGAATGGAAGAACACCAAGACAGATACAATTATTTTGCTAAAAGATTAAATGAAGCAGGATATACAGTTTTAACAAGTGACATGAGAGGTCATGGTAAAAATGCTCCAACTCTTGGATTCTTTGCTAAACGCAACGGTGACAAAGTCTTATTAGAAGATTACAAACTAATCAACAAATACTATAGAGAAAGATTTAACCAAGAAAAAGTTATTATCTTTGGACACTCAATGGGGTCAATAATTCTTAGAAATCTTATGCAAACAGAGTCTAAATATTTTGAAAAAATTATTTTATGTGGATACCCACAATACTTTTTCGGAACACCTATTGGAATAGGGTTTGCACATATGTGACAAGTATTTAGAGGTCCTGAAACATATTCACCTTTTATTAATTCACTTGCTATTGGTGCATTTAACCGTAAAATTAAAAATCCTAGAACTAGAGTTGATTGAATTTCAAATTCACAAACTAATGTTGATGAATATTTAGCAGATGATTTATGTGGTTTTGGTTTTAAAATAGCTGCATTTAAAGACTTATTCCACTTATCAAATAACCTTAGAAAAGTTAAAAAATATCAAGAAGTTAATAATGTTCCTGTATTAATGATTAGAGGTGCAGGAGACCCATGTACTGGTTATAATAAAGGTGCAAAACAATCAAGAACATACTTAGAAAAAGCTGGATTTAAAAAGATTAAATACATCGATTATCCAAATTGTAGACATGAATTATTAAACGAAGAAATTAAAGATATTGTTATAGATGATATTATTAGTTTCTTAGATAAATAG